From the genome of Salarias fasciatus chromosome 22, fSalaFa1.1, whole genome shotgun sequence:
TTTATTGGTGCagaatgtggagctgctctaaCAATTTCCCTTCTGGGAAACATGACAAGTGATTGTACATTTCAGTTAccagaaatgaaaatatataaaacatcTGCTCAGGCAAGAACCATTCTACTGGTAAAGACAAATCCATTAAACATATTGAAAGATTTATCTTCATTATTTCCATCAGTTCTGGCTTATATATTGAGGGTCACTCAAAATAAACAGTTCAACTGCCTCACAAAAAACCTTTATTGACAACTTCAAATAATATTCAAAGACAGTATACAAAATGaattcatgggaaaaaaaaaattcatggagggaaaaaaaagcattttttacATAACATTGAAAAGGTGACAGATTCATAGATTCAAACTACCATTTAAAACCTTAAAACTTTTGAATACATGAATTTGTGAAGTGGTGGAGTCTGCCAAACAGCGCAATCAGGATACTGGAAGACTTGTTTGACTATAACACAATACTGTCACCCGCTTGCTAACAAACTTTAGCAAAGACGTGCATAAATGCAAGTGAACAAAtatttgcacaaaaaaacaaactttattttatcTAAAAAGGTAACTAGAAGGCAAGCGAGGAAAGAATCCAGTCCTGAGGAAAGGGTGTGGGTGGAGCAAGGAGCTGCGATGACCTACTGAGCTTCATCCTCTGGACAGGAATGCCACGTCAGTCTCTCTTCATAAAATGATATGACCACCTGAGGGCAGCGAGTGTTGGCCTCGCGAGAAGGGACCAAGTCTGCTTCATCCGAGTCTTTCCTGAAAAGAGTcaagcacaaaaaaataaatattaattggAAAGTCCTTTACAGCTGAGGATCCACAATCTATTTCACTTGAGAAAACATCCTTACAACTAATACACCACTTATTCTTTACAAGGATGGAGTATTATTGTACTGCATGTAAAAAGACTTGAGCATTTCACACATCAAGGCTTATTTCCCTTTATAACCCACCACTTCATCAAGAACATCAGCTCTCCGCTGCTATCTGTAGCGCCGATGATTCGCTCTGGTTCCAGGTTTCGTGCAAAGCCACGTGGCTTCTCGGCCTGTGAGGAGGACAGCACACATTTACCCAGAACCATTAATCCCACTTTAACACCCACGGTGCCTTTAACTGATCTGCACCACGAGGGCAAATATGAACTATTTCACAACTCACcacttctttcttctttgaGTCCATCTCTGGCTCTTCTGTGGATGCCTTCCTCTTTACAGTAGCTGGTTTCTCCTTTATGTTCTTCTGTGCTTCCAAAAAGGCTGAAATAAGCTCTGGACAGTCAAGGTTTTCCTCTGGCTCCCAGGTATTGTCAGCACTGTGGGATCAGAGAGAGGCAACACTCAGTCTGAAACTCTTTCGCACCAACTTTCACCTTAAACATGCACAAAACTCAAAAATGTTAAGTGGCTTGTATGAAATAGTCATGTGCATATTAAAAACACTTCTGAAATGTGTCAGTTGTTGGACAAGTTCCAATGTTTAAAGACTCATTTATGCTCCACATAATGATAGGCGGAGAGGTTTTTGTCAATCACACATTAAAGGCTTAGGACCTGTTCCCAGCAGGGCTTTACGTCATGAAGGCTGAGATATTTTACTGTGATTGCAGTTTGCACAGGGCAGTCAAGTTTGTATGTGCCGCAAAGGAGTGCGCCGCCATATTGCTATGGGTATATAAGGATCGGTCATGAAACGTCATGAAACTGGGTTGTGTTTATATTCCGGTTGCTCATCTGTGGTCATATGAGAAATCTGGCACAAAGACTGGCAATGACACTGAATGCAAGCCAGCAGGCTGTCGTCACTATAAGCCAGTTGCCTGCACAGCGTCATCCATATTATTAGATAAGTGCAATTCCCAAATGAAGAGCACAATTGCTGCACAATCATCTGGGTCACATGTAGAGTTCTTTAAAATGCCCCATGATGGACTAATCTCAGCCTCCGTCATCGTATGTACTTCCGCTTTAGCTCTGTGCCGTGCAGGTAAGAGACTGTGTGGAGGTGGATCGCAGCAACGCATAGCCTTCACGCATGGATGAGGACTTAAGTCCACTCGGCCGACATCCTGTAGGTCTCTCCCAGCTGCATCACACCTAACTGCAATGAGGGACTCATTATTGGGCTACTTTAGATCTACATTAGATGCAGTGTGCAGGTATAGTGTATAAAATAGGTTTTAGGGGAAGATGCACTAATGTTAagtattagaaaaataaaattatttgcAATGAATACAAATACTTAGAatgtcattttttcccccttgatATCAATGCTACAAAACTATTTTTTCCTATCTTTAACGCTCACTGAGATCAAGTCAGAGACTGAGCTGCGTGCTGACAAGGGCAGAATACAAAAGAATAGAGAAAATAAGGGTCAACCGTCATTGTTTCATGGATCTACTTTCAAAGAAGCTTGTGTTTTGATACCAGCAGTGCCAGCTTAAGTTTTTGACGATATCAAAATCGACGGAAAATCAATGGTATCTCACATCTTCACTGTGGTGAAAATACAGCTTCTTCATgcaaatggaataaaaaaaaagagcacaacCCCCAGCACCTCCAgccgaggaggagcagcaggagggccAGGGAGTCCCAGGAACTCACTCTGTGAATCCTTTCCACTTCAAGAAGAACTCCACCTTCCCATTGACGAGACGCTGGTCGAGCACTTTCTCCACCACAAACTCCTCCGGCTCTTCTTGAGTCTCAGACGAATCCCTCTTACCCTTTGTGTTCTGCTTCTTGCCCATGTTGTGCGCTGTGGTCGGGGAGAGTTGTGAGAACGTGTGTTTATTAATCTCAGCGGCTCTGAAACGTTAGCAGGCCTCAACGCCCTCCACGGCGCGCGCAATCCCAGTTGCTACATTGCGCGCCCGCTCGCGTGCACaatcaaaacatctgaaacaccgCAACGCAAACACAGCATGAAACAAAGTTGGAAACGAGTGTTTGAGTTGCTAAATGTAATCTACAGCAAACGCCAACGTTTATGAGGTTAGCATGCGTGCTAACGGGAGCGCCCAGAGCCAATTAAAAGTGTTGAAACGAAGAAGAAACAGCTCGACGGTGTACGAGGCgcgtttttttttcagttgaacgACTTCAAAACCACTGCTAAGACAAATAAAACTAAAGCGCAAAGCGTGTGGTAGTCGGATAGCAAACTAATGCAGCTTTACATTCACCCAAATGAGGCTAACCACCGGTGTTAATGTGGAAATTGTACAGTAGCACAGTAACAATGGAGCTAACGCTGCAAATCTTTCCAGCTCGTGCAAACTCGTGTGAAACGCAGCCGTTGTGAAACATGCAGGTGTGAATTCGGCAGCTTGCTATTCAATGGAAAGCTGggttttccagcgtttcgactGATCTCAGTAAAAATTTAGGACGTACCTCGAAACTGCTTCACCACGCGGTCCGCAGGTTCTTTCTCTGGGCTCGAGACCTCTACCCTGCAGCGCCAAAAGCGTTCAGGAGCTTCCGACGGAAGCCGGGACGGAGAACGCGATTTGCGGGTTCAGAGGCCCACGTGCCCCCTATGTGCACATTCGCGCTATTACACCTCATTTGCATACGTGGGGGTTGAGCCACACTTTTAGAACAATGCTTCATCAAGAGGGGTCATTGATAGTATACATCGATAATAATAAATATTCTATTTATATAATTGCTTAAACAAGTGCAACACTATTCTCTCTCACTCATTCAGCCATCTTCTGTATTGCTTCTGTGCCATGCAGGGTGCAGGAGCCAATCCCATCTGAAGATGGcagaaggcagggtacaccctgtacagactgccagtccatcacatggcaaacacagagagacagacagccacacacaccctcatcAATTAGGCTCACATGTACGTTTGTGGACTGTAGGGGGAAACCGGAGTACCCGAAATAACTCaagcacacagagagaacatgcaaactcaacacaaaaAGGCCCAACTGGTATTTAAACCCAGAATTTTTTTAACTGTGAGGTAAGCACACTAACCACTTCACCATCAGACAAATATACATAATCAGTTGATGCGTGTGCAAGTATGACAAGCCTGTTTGATAAATGTTTACAGAGAAGGGTGTTGTGGCCTACGTGTTCACAGACTGCATTTTCTCACGGCTCAGAGCAGCAGTTTCagatcctgcttttcttcttttctgttgaACTTACATGCAACACTTACTCAAAGAACCATGTCTCATTTTGTCTCCACTGTCACACCCCATGAAAGCTAAAACAGTCTGGTTACACATGAAGATGTTTTTGAATGAGTCTTCATATGTTCTCCTCCCCATCCAGTAAAATCAACAGCAGTCCAGTAAAATCAGacagtttttggttttgttttgtttttaattcagaaagaACTCCCACTCTTGGCAAAACCATCCTTTCAACAATAACCATGCAATCAAAAACATCTGAATCAGCCAGCAACATTGAGAAGTGTTTATGAAACTGAAATTTACACACACAGTAATCTCTCTGCCAGAGcaagacaaaatgaaaagaaaaagaaatccaagTCACACTATTAGCTACCTCatgtctcacacactcagctgaccACGTAAAGCAATGTCCCCATGAACAGGATGGCATCTTCTAAATAATACTTAACTCTCAGATAATCtcaaatattaatataaaaaagTTTCAACATTCAAACCTTTTAAATAGAGTTGGTGATTGTATATTTAAGGGATTGGATAATTTCGTCAGAGTCACATTAATAAAGTTTTGTATTTAACGAGTGCACTTGTCTTCTTCAACAGAAGAACTGTTCTTTTGCcgaaaatgaagagaaatgaaaGTGTGAGGTAGAGTAGAACCATGCCAAAATTGTAAAGGTGCCGAATTGAATTTGCTGAATATTCAAATTATGTAAACCCCTGAAAAAGTTGTAATGATAATGAGCATCTATGAATCATGTACATGCATAACAAGCAAAACAGTTTTTGAAAGCAAAGTAAGGCTTTGTCATGTTAATCATTGGTATACTTTgtcataaagacaaaaaaagaagcttttttaaaaaaaaattttaaccAACAGTACATGCCCTCAAATGTCCAAAACAAACCTGTAAACTTGAGTtcctcagtattttttttttgacttggAGATAAAATTACAATTTTGAATAAAGATACTGTTATTGAACAGTATCATTATGCATACGTGCTCTTCAGAGACCGAagaacatttcaataaatacaATCTTTAACCTCCCCCTGATACGGTCTAGGCATACACTAGGAGGAAAGATTACATGAAAACTGACCCCCACCCCATTCCcacggacaaacacacacacacacactgctgtaacTGTCACAATGCTGCCAACGTTGACTTTGAGACAGCCTCTGCTTGTCTGCAAAAAAATGATAAGA
Proteins encoded in this window:
- the cbx3a gene encoding chromobox protein homolog 3a codes for the protein MGKKQNTKGKRDSSETQEEPEEFVVEKVLDQRLVNGKVEFFLKWKGFTDADNTWEPEENLDCPELISAFLEAQKNIKEKPATVKRKASTEEPEMDSKKKEVAEKPRGFARNLEPERIIGATDSSGELMFLMKWKDSDEADLVPSREANTRCPQVVISFYEERLTWHSCPEDEAQ